In Acidobacteriota bacterium, a single genomic region encodes these proteins:
- the bcrC gene encoding benzoyl-CoA reductase subunit C — protein sequence MDRASIVDWATGIYEDLEFGAARRWLEAEPGRKAVGYLPVYVPREIIHACGMLPVGIHGGGDRLEIIRGDAFYQSYICHLPRSVIELGQSGRLDMLAATLFPSTCDVIRNLSGMWKLLYPGQYVRYIDVPQVAEPDLAIAFWRRELQQLARDLGELTGGMPGDDALRASIALYNKARRVIAELFEQRRRAPWSVPTEELYVLMRAGEVIPVEQFIEKAAAYLRLARDNPGRRRDNSRVVVVGAFCEQPPLGLIKTIERAGCYIVEDDFLLGNRFIEDDVSLEGDPLTALAAAFTRSAVRSSVVYEPDPQGKRRLMKEKVEAAGADGIIFAAPSFCDPALLDRPMLRAGAEQAGIPCIAFKYAENSGQFQQFREQAGTFSDSIKLWGGVE from the coding sequence GTGGACCGTGCGAGCATCGTGGATTGGGCGACCGGGATCTATGAGGACCTGGAATTCGGTGCCGCGCGCCGCTGGCTCGAAGCCGAGCCCGGACGCAAGGCCGTGGGTTATCTGCCGGTTTACGTGCCGCGGGAGATCATCCATGCCTGCGGGATGCTTCCGGTGGGCATCCACGGGGGCGGTGATCGGCTGGAGATCATCCGCGGGGACGCCTTCTACCAGTCCTACATCTGCCACCTGCCCCGGTCGGTGATCGAACTCGGGCAGTCCGGTCGGCTGGACATGCTCGCGGCGACCCTCTTCCCCTCCACCTGCGACGTGATCCGCAACCTGTCGGGCATGTGGAAATTGCTCTACCCCGGGCAATACGTGCGTTACATCGACGTGCCCCAGGTGGCCGAGCCGGACCTGGCCATCGCCTTCTGGCGCCGGGAACTCCAGCAGCTCGCCCGGGACCTCGGCGAGCTGACCGGTGGCATGCCCGGTGACGATGCCCTGCGGGCGTCGATCGCCCTTTACAACAAGGCCCGGCGCGTGATCGCCGAACTCTTCGAACAGCGGCGCCGCGCTCCCTGGTCGGTCCCCACCGAGGAACTCTACGTTTTGATGCGGGCCGGTGAGGTGATCCCGGTGGAGCAGTTCATCGAGAAGGCCGCCGCCTACCTGCGCCTGGCCCGAGACAACCCGGGCCGCCGGCGGGACAACAGCCGGGTGGTGGTGGTGGGAGCTTTCTGCGAGCAGCCGCCCCTGGGCCTGATCAAGACCATCGAGCGGGCCGGCTGCTACATCGTCGAGGACGATTTCCTGCTCGGCAATCGTTTCATCGAAGACGATGTCAGTCTCGAGGGCGATCCCCTGACGGCCCTGGCGGCCGCCTTCACGCGCTCGGCGGTGCGTTCCTCGGTGGTCTATGAGCCGGACCCGCAGGGCAAGCGCCGCCTGATGAAGGAAAAAGTCGAAGCCGCGGGGGCCGATGGGATCATTTTCGCCGCTCCGAGTTTCTGCGACCCGGCCTTGCTGGACCGGCCGATGCTTCGCGCGGGGGCCGAGCAGGCCGGCATCCCCTGCATTGCCTTCAAGTACGCCGAGAACAGCGGCCAGTTCCAGCAGTTCCGCGAGCAGGCGGGGACCTTTTCCGATTCGATCAAGCTCTGGGGAGGTGTGGAGTGA
- a CDS encoding Rrf2 family transcriptional regulator, whose translation MISQTAEYALRAVVCLAGDPAGPLTTQEIALRTQVPAGYLAKVLQGLAKAGLVSGQRGPSGGFTLSRPLTEITVLDVLDAVDPLKRIRSCPLGIPAHREHLCSLHRRLDAAMASAEESFRKTTIADLLGDSESPVPLQG comes from the coding sequence ATGATTTCCCAGACCGCCGAGTACGCTCTTCGGGCGGTTGTCTGCCTGGCCGGGGACCCGGCCGGCCCCCTGACGACCCAGGAGATTGCGCTCCGCACCCAGGTTCCCGCGGGTTACCTGGCCAAGGTGTTGCAAGGGCTTGCAAAAGCGGGGCTTGTATCAGGCCAACGGGGGCCCTCGGGGGGCTTTACGCTCTCTCGGCCGCTGACAGAGATCACCGTTCTCGACGTGCTGGACGCGGTGGATCCTCTCAAGCGCATCCGTTCCTGCCCGCTGGGCATCCCCGCCCACCGGGAACACCTCTGCAGCCTCCACCGGCGCCTCGACGCGGCCATGGCCAGCGCGGAGGAGTCCTTCCGCAAGACCACCATCGCCGATCTGCTGGGCGACAGTGAGTCCCCCGTGCCCCTCCAGGGGTGA
- a CDS encoding nitric-oxide reductase large subunit, whose protein sequence is MSYRKYFWAFGLVIVLSFAVLGGFGFEIYQKAPPRPRQIVNQSGEVLFTHQDLLDGQNVWQSMGGQQVGSIWGHGAYVAPDWSADWLHREATTLLDLLARQRYGRAYDALDLGEQAAVRAETQAEMRHNGYDPDRDVLVISDLRARAVAAVASHYDALFSDDASLAELREAYAIPPGAVPDPERRHKLTAFFFWASWTCAAERPGAAVSYTNNWPAEPLVGNQPSASIVGWSLISILVLILGIGALAWHFARKGGEEENTDAPTKDPFLGLQPTPSMKATYKYFWTVGLLAVVQVVLGIIAAHYGVEGDGFYGIDIQSFLPYSVVRTWHTQAGIFWIATAWLATGLFIAPAIGGREPKGQRFLVNFLYVCILTIVGGSMLGEWLGIHQKLGYATNFWFGHQGYEYVDLGRFWQLFLFVGLLIWFGLVVRALAPAFREKEGRPLLGLFTIAAGAIGLFYGAGLMWGQHTHLSIAEYWRWWVVHLWVEGFFEVFATVAIAFLFSRMGLIRARTATAAAFFTSTIYLTGGIIGTMHHLYFAGTPTAVMALGATFSALEIVPLVFVGFEAMGNLRLSTSRPWVTHYRWPIYFFVAVSFWNLVGAGVFGFLINPPIALYYVQGLNTTPVHGHSALFGVYGMLGFGLLLFSLRAMTIRYVWKEKLLSIAFWSLNIGLAAMVLLSLLPIGLLQTWASISHGMWMARSAEFMQTGLMDNLRWMRVFGDVIFSVGIVAMAWFITGIATGHSFAGELAAKSDAPGTADASSRA, encoded by the coding sequence GTGAGTTACCGCAAGTATTTCTGGGCCTTCGGGCTCGTGATCGTCCTCTCGTTCGCCGTACTCGGCGGTTTCGGCTTCGAGATCTACCAGAAGGCACCGCCCCGTCCCCGGCAAATCGTCAACCAGAGCGGTGAAGTGCTCTTCACCCACCAGGACCTGCTCGACGGCCAGAACGTCTGGCAGTCCATGGGCGGTCAACAGGTGGGATCGATCTGGGGCCATGGCGCCTACGTCGCCCCGGACTGGAGTGCGGACTGGCTCCACCGGGAAGCCACGACCCTGCTCGACCTCCTGGCTCGACAGCGCTACGGCCGGGCCTACGACGCCCTGGACCTTGGGGAACAGGCGGCGGTCAGGGCCGAGACGCAGGCTGAAATGCGGCACAACGGTTATGACCCGGACCGAGACGTCCTGGTGATTTCCGATCTTCGCGCCCGGGCGGTCGCCGCGGTCGCATCCCACTACGACGCCCTGTTCTCGGACGACGCTTCGCTGGCCGAACTCCGCGAAGCCTACGCCATTCCCCCCGGCGCGGTCCCCGACCCCGAGCGCCGCCACAAGCTCACGGCCTTCTTCTTCTGGGCGAGCTGGACCTGTGCCGCCGAGCGCCCCGGCGCGGCCGTCAGCTACACCAACAACTGGCCCGCCGAACCCCTGGTGGGCAATCAGCCCAGCGCCTCCATCGTGGGCTGGTCGCTGATCAGCATCCTCGTGCTGATTCTCGGCATCGGCGCGCTGGCCTGGCACTTCGCCCGGAAAGGCGGCGAGGAAGAGAACACCGACGCTCCCACGAAGGATCCCTTCCTCGGCCTGCAGCCGACGCCCTCGATGAAGGCCACGTACAAATACTTCTGGACCGTGGGCCTGCTGGCCGTGGTGCAGGTGGTGCTCGGCATCATCGCCGCCCACTACGGCGTGGAAGGTGACGGCTTCTACGGCATCGATATCCAGTCCTTCCTGCCCTACTCGGTGGTGCGCACCTGGCACACCCAGGCCGGGATCTTCTGGATCGCCACCGCCTGGCTGGCCACCGGCCTGTTCATCGCGCCGGCCATCGGTGGTCGCGAACCCAAGGGTCAGCGTTTCCTGGTCAACTTCCTCTACGTCTGCATCCTGACCATCGTGGGCGGCTCCATGCTGGGCGAGTGGCTCGGCATCCACCAGAAGCTGGGCTATGCCACGAACTTCTGGTTCGGCCACCAGGGCTACGAGTACGTCGACCTGGGGCGCTTCTGGCAGCTGTTCCTCTTCGTCGGACTGCTGATCTGGTTCGGCCTGGTGGTCCGGGCCCTGGCGCCGGCCTTCCGCGAGAAGGAAGGTCGGCCGCTGCTGGGCCTGTTCACCATCGCCGCCGGCGCCATCGGCCTGTTTTACGGCGCGGGGCTGATGTGGGGTCAGCACACGCACCTCTCCATCGCCGAGTACTGGCGCTGGTGGGTGGTCCACCTGTGGGTCGAGGGATTCTTCGAGGTCTTCGCCACCGTGGCCATCGCCTTCCTCTTCTCCCGCATGGGCCTGATCCGTGCCCGCACCGCGACGGCGGCCGCGTTCTTCACCAGCACGATCTACCTCACCGGCGGGATCATCGGCACCATGCATCACCTCTATTTCGCCGGCACACCCACCGCGGTGATGGCCCTGGGCGCGACCTTCTCGGCCCTCGAGATCGTCCCGCTGGTCTTCGTCGGCTTCGAGGCGATGGGCAACCTGCGCCTGTCGACGAGCCGGCCGTGGGTCACTCACTACCGCTGGCCGATCTACTTCTTCGTCGCGGTTTCCTTCTGGAACCTGGTGGGTGCGGGAGTCTTCGGCTTCCTGATCAACCCGCCCATCGCCCTCTACTACGTGCAGGGCCTGAACACCACCCCGGTCCACGGGCACTCCGCCCTCTTCGGCGTCTACGGCATGCTGGGCTTTGGCTTGCTGCTGTTCAGCCTGCGGGCGATGACCATCCGCTACGTGTGGAAGGAAAAGCTGCTGTCCATCGCCTTCTGGTCGCTGAACATCGGGCTGGCGGCGATGGTGCTGCTGAGCCTGTTGCCCATCGGCCTGCTCCAGACCTGGGCCAGCATTTCCCACGGCATGTGGATGGCCCGCAGCGCCGAGTTCATGCAGACCGGCCTGATGGACAACCTGCGCTGGATGCGGGTGTTCGGGGACGTGATCTTTTCGGTGGGCATCGTGGCCATGGCCTGGTTCATCACCGGCATCGCCACCGGCCACAGCTTCGCCGGCGAGTTGGCGGCCAAGAGTGACGCCCCCGGCACAGCCGACGCTTCCAGCCGCGCCTGA
- the bcrB gene encoding benzoyl-CoA reductase subunit B: MSDRKTADGASKDRSMLLQKQMIAEHYKRLEQAPETGEPVVYTFVPGNLTELVRSFGALPLLPEINALQSGMRRRSGDFIAEAERAGHSEDVCTYVKCDIGMIKAGNIGPTGTRLPKPDLLLLSYTGCYTFMKWFELLREEYDCPTVFFHVPYQGDGKIEPEHREYMTRQLEESVIPALEKVTGRKYDEDRLREHLVHAARAEEDLVAVLQAAKNRPSPIDAYFGAVYYVGPIFSAFRGTPEGVEYYKALRAEVEARTAAGLGPVTPDGPLEHEKYRLVVEGPPNWTSFREFWRMFAEEGAVVVASTYTKVGGTYDFGFRHDPDDPLGTQADYCAGCYTNINLPGRIDMMCDYLEEYGADGFVINSVKSCNSFSAGQLMMLREVEKRTGIPGAFIESDLVDPRYFSAANIKNRLESYLQMIDARRAGMTA; the protein is encoded by the coding sequence GTGAGCGACAGGAAGACAGCCGACGGCGCGAGCAAGGATCGCTCGATGCTGCTGCAGAAGCAGATGATCGCCGAACACTACAAACGCCTCGAGCAGGCCCCCGAAACCGGCGAGCCGGTGGTCTACACCTTCGTTCCCGGCAACCTCACCGAGCTGGTGCGTTCTTTCGGCGCCCTGCCCCTGCTTCCGGAGATCAACGCCCTGCAGTCGGGGATGCGTCGGCGCAGCGGAGACTTCATCGCGGAGGCGGAGCGGGCGGGCCACTCCGAAGACGTCTGCACCTACGTCAAGTGCGACATCGGCATGATCAAGGCCGGGAACATCGGCCCTACCGGCACCCGCCTGCCCAAGCCGGACCTGCTGCTGCTCTCTTACACGGGTTGTTACACCTTCATGAAATGGTTCGAGTTGCTGCGGGAGGAGTACGACTGCCCAACGGTGTTCTTCCACGTGCCCTACCAGGGTGACGGGAAGATCGAACCGGAACATCGCGAGTACATGACCCGGCAGCTCGAGGAGAGCGTCATTCCGGCCCTCGAGAAGGTCACCGGCCGCAAGTACGACGAGGACCGGTTGCGCGAGCACCTGGTCCATGCGGCCCGGGCCGAGGAAGACCTGGTGGCCGTGCTGCAGGCGGCCAAGAATCGCCCCAGTCCCATCGACGCCTACTTCGGCGCCGTCTACTACGTGGGACCGATCTTCAGCGCCTTCCGCGGCACCCCCGAAGGGGTCGAGTACTACAAGGCTCTGCGCGCGGAAGTGGAGGCGCGGACGGCGGCGGGTCTCGGACCGGTGACCCCGGACGGCCCCCTCGAGCACGAAAAGTACCGGCTGGTGGTCGAGGGTCCCCCCAACTGGACCAGCTTCCGCGAGTTCTGGCGGATGTTCGCGGAGGAGGGGGCCGTGGTGGTGGCCTCGACCTACACCAAGGTGGGAGGCACCTATGATTTTGGTTTCCGCCACGACCCGGACGATCCGCTGGGCACCCAGGCCGACTACTGCGCCGGTTGCTACACCAACATCAACCTGCCCGGCCGGATCGACATGATGTGCGACTATCTCGAAGAGTACGGGGCCGATGGTTTCGTGATCAATTCGGTCAAATCCTGCAACTCTTTTTCCGCGGGGCAGCTGATGATGTTGCGGGAAGTGGAGAAACGCACCGGGATACCAGGGGCCTTCATCGAGTCGGACCTGGTGGATCCGCGTTACTTCTCCGCCGCCAACATCAAGAACCGCCTCGAGAGTTACCTGCAAATGATCGACGCCAGGCGGGCGGGGATGACGGCATGA
- a CDS encoding cytochrome C, producing MFTKARGNHVRRAARMLAAVTACALMLSVPLADKIRGSKHDFSSESWNPGGEICRICHIPHDHGRDTGRIGLLWNHQLSEATYQLYSSNLLENTPEQPRAASKQCLCCHDGTVAVDAFDGDTGSHFMEGGALIGTDLRATHPISIAWSHEPGLNCSNCHNTHSGKMFDSPLPFFDGRVECPSCHEPHNDIPLNTQTGDRFMLRKSMLKSELCFHCHNK from the coding sequence ATGTTCACGAAAGCAAGAGGCAACCACGTCCGTCGCGCGGCGCGCATGCTCGCCGCCGTCACGGCCTGTGCCCTGATGCTGTCCGTACCGCTGGCCGACAAGATCCGCGGTTCCAAGCACGACTTTTCCAGCGAATCCTGGAACCCGGGGGGCGAGATTTGCCGGATCTGCCACATTCCCCACGACCATGGCCGCGACACGGGCCGGATCGGCCTGCTCTGGAACCATCAGCTTTCCGAGGCCACCTACCAGCTCTACTCCAGCAACTTGCTGGAGAACACCCCGGAGCAGCCCCGCGCAGCTTCCAAGCAGTGCCTGTGCTGTCACGACGGCACCGTCGCCGTCGACGCCTTCGACGGCGACACGGGGTCCCATTTCATGGAAGGCGGCGCCCTGATCGGCACCGATCTCCGCGCCACGCACCCGATCAGCATCGCCTGGAGTCACGAACCGGGCCTGAACTGCAGCAACTGCCACAACACCCACAGCGGCAAGATGTTCGATTCGCCCCTCCCCTTTTTCGACGGGCGGGTCGAGTGCCCAAGCTGCCACGAGCCCCACAACGACATCCCCCTCAACACTCAAACCGGCGACCGCTTCATGCTCCGCAAGTCGATGCTCAAGTCCGAACTCTGCTTCCACTGCCACAACAAGTAG